In one Umezawaea sp. Da 62-37 genomic region, the following are encoded:
- a CDS encoding BTAD domain-containing putative transcriptional regulator, translating to MYGRLRVDVLGPLRAWLGDTEIALGTARQRAAFAVLVGNAAEEVSYRELADAVWGAGAPATAQGNLHTYVSGLRRALGPARGLLVTTPRGYRLHLDGADVDSLSFERCRAEATRRLQIGDLEGAVDSLTLGLGLWKGEAYSAVPGPFAELEGQRLGESRIAAVEQRARILIEAGHQNEVVADAANLVRERPLRESARELLVLALHRCGRHAEALAAVEDARLTLARELGVSPGPALAELHARIRADASPQSGGPSAAAPRRAPGPVVPASVQETLAKPPLDLVGREDAVDRLRALAAGLVAGTGGAVWIEGDAGTGKSALLTAGLADAEAAGCTLGWAHADELLARFDLQVLMNCFDIDLAPGGRHAPGLDEDNVDDRVADLVLRTCAKAPFVLVVDDLHRADGATVRMWHRLVRATRDLPLLLVATSRPHGTRPDLHALRDAVRHADGHVVDLAPLTPAEAEHLVRETAGGCAAWTAVRLATQAAGNPLRLLELGRALRRRRVLSTRPGGAAPADTGPPQRGTASAAQRTLLSVSTASMRVVRAAAVLGAEFSESDLVVVTDLPAAAVREALDEAIAAQVVVEERGALAFRTTPLWRAAYERIPAPIRTPLRRQFTEMLAEATGPMGAERPGRPE from the coding sequence GTGTACGGCAGACTTCGAGTCGATGTGCTCGGCCCGCTCCGGGCATGGCTCGGCGACACCGAAATCGCACTCGGCACCGCGCGGCAGCGGGCCGCGTTCGCCGTGCTCGTCGGCAACGCCGCGGAGGAGGTCTCCTACCGCGAGTTGGCGGACGCCGTCTGGGGCGCGGGGGCGCCCGCCACCGCGCAGGGGAACCTGCACACCTACGTGTCGGGGCTGCGCCGCGCCCTCGGGCCCGCGCGCGGCCTGCTGGTCACCACCCCGCGCGGCTACCGGCTGCACCTCGACGGGGCCGACGTCGACAGCCTGTCCTTCGAACGCTGCCGCGCCGAGGCGACCAGGCGCCTCCAGATCGGCGACCTGGAAGGCGCGGTCGACTCGCTCACGCTGGGCCTCGGCCTGTGGAAGGGCGAGGCGTACTCCGCCGTCCCCGGCCCGTTCGCGGAGCTGGAGGGCCAGCGCCTCGGCGAGTCGCGGATCGCGGCGGTGGAGCAGCGCGCGCGGATCCTCATCGAGGCGGGGCACCAGAACGAGGTCGTCGCCGACGCCGCCAACCTGGTCCGCGAACGACCGCTGAGGGAATCGGCCAGGGAGCTGCTGGTCCTCGCCCTGCACCGGTGCGGCAGGCACGCCGAGGCGCTCGCGGCGGTCGAGGACGCCCGGCTCACGCTGGCCAGGGAGCTCGGGGTGTCCCCCGGCCCCGCGCTGGCCGAGCTGCACGCCCGGATCCGCGCGGACGCGAGTCCACAGTCCGGCGGGCCGTCCGCGGCCGCGCCCCGACGGGCGCCGGGCCCGGTGGTGCCCGCGTCCGTCCAGGAGACCCTGGCCAAGCCGCCCCTGGACCTCGTGGGCCGCGAGGACGCCGTCGACCGGCTGCGCGCGCTGGCCGCCGGCCTGGTCGCCGGGACCGGCGGCGCGGTCTGGATCGAGGGCGACGCGGGCACCGGCAAATCCGCGCTGCTGACCGCCGGTCTGGCGGACGCGGAAGCCGCGGGCTGCACCCTGGGGTGGGCGCACGCCGACGAGCTGCTCGCGCGGTTCGACCTCCAGGTGCTCATGAACTGCTTCGACATCGACCTGGCGCCCGGCGGCAGGCACGCGCCGGGGCTCGACGAGGACAACGTCGACGACCGCGTGGCCGACCTGGTCCTGCGGACCTGCGCCAAGGCCCCGTTCGTGCTGGTGGTCGACGACCTGCACCGGGCCGACGGCGCCACGGTCCGGATGTGGCACCGACTGGTCAGGGCCACCCGCGACCTGCCGCTGCTGCTGGTCGCGACCTCGCGCCCGCACGGCACCCGTCCTGATCTCCACGCGCTCCGGGACGCCGTGCGCCACGCCGACGGCCACGTCGTCGACCTCGCCCCGCTCACGCCCGCCGAGGCCGAGCACCTCGTCCGCGAGACGGCGGGCGGCTGCGCCGCGTGGACCGCCGTGCGGCTCGCCACGCAGGCCGCGGGCAACCCGTTGCGGCTGCTGGAACTCGGCCGCGCGCTGCGCAGGCGCAGGGTCCTGTCCACCAGGCCGGGCGGCGCCGCACCGGCCGACACCGGACCTCCCCAGCGGGGCACGGCGTCCGCGGCGCAGCGGACGCTGCTGTCGGTCTCCACGGCGTCGATGCGCGTGGTGCGGGCGGCGGCGGTGCTCGGGGCGGAGTTCTCGGAGTCGGACCTGGTGGTGGTCACGGACCTGCCCGCCGCCGCGGTCAGGGAGGCGCTCGACGAGGCCATCGCCGCGCAGGTGGTGGTCGAGGAGCGGGGGGCGCTCGCGTTCCGCACCACCCCGCTGTGGCGGGCCGCCTACGAGCGGATCCCCGCCCCCATCAGGACGCCGCTGCGGCGGCAGTTCACCGAGATGCTGGCGGAGGCGACGGGCCCGATGGGGGCGGAGCGGCCGGGGCGTCCGGAGTAA
- a CDS encoding BTAD domain-containing putative transcriptional regulator, with the protein MTSVDLSLEVALLGEPAAWHDGRRIHLGGGLKRAVFAALALRANHSVSRTELIDAVWGPEAPASAAGGLYTYISALRRALGPTTALTTSYAGYQLELRQDALDVHRLDHLREQARVLNEAGDTDRELAVLGEALALWNGEALSGVPGPLAEATRLRLKEIRLSVLERRAELLVATDRHDEVIDELVDLVRANPAREGLHGLLMTSMFRAGRQTDALEAYRRARDVLVDRFGTEPGHALRSLHQRILAGDTTVGRTSDLAGSRQALRIAARTRASTPFVGRAEPVARLRSAVADVLAGRGGCVWVEGAPGSGKSALLAEALAGTTSASCTVSWTGADEFTQDIPFYTVERCLGDIGAALPHVPPVHLSLGPDTPVSSVLDHVRQVVGSHVGQPLVMVLDDLQWADVESLSVWHYLRGLSQHRPLLMVSACRPLPGRHDLDLMRELADGFRSTTVPLPPMTDHEARDLLERVQPLARTSARTIVALAGGNPAYLLAMAAAVEHHGQVRKWKAVPHPVAAVVLDHFGHLTVEAREVLRAMALLGDSCSVEEIMATTGARADDLVDVLAEALEVGALVESDDEVRFAHPLLRRVLYESVPVSLRLAVHQQCP; encoded by the coding sequence GTGACTTCGGTGGACCTGTCGCTCGAGGTGGCCCTCCTCGGTGAACCGGCGGCCTGGCACGACGGCAGGCGGATCCACCTCGGCGGCGGCTTGAAGCGGGCCGTGTTCGCCGCGCTGGCGCTGCGGGCCAACCACTCCGTCTCCCGCACCGAGCTGATCGACGCCGTGTGGGGGCCCGAGGCGCCCGCGAGCGCCGCGGGCGGTCTGTACACCTACATCTCCGCGCTCAGGCGCGCGTTGGGGCCCACGACCGCCCTCACGACCTCCTACGCCGGGTACCAGCTGGAGCTGCGCCAGGACGCGCTGGACGTGCACCGGCTCGACCACCTGCGCGAACAGGCGCGCGTGCTGAACGAGGCGGGCGACACCGACCGCGAACTCGCCGTCCTGGGCGAGGCGCTGGCGCTGTGGAACGGCGAGGCGCTCTCCGGGGTGCCGGGGCCGTTGGCGGAGGCCACCCGGTTGCGGTTGAAGGAGATCCGCCTCTCGGTGCTGGAACGCAGGGCCGAACTCCTGGTCGCGACCGACCGGCACGACGAGGTGATCGACGAGCTGGTCGACCTGGTGCGCGCGAACCCGGCGCGCGAAGGGCTGCACGGACTGCTGATGACCTCGATGTTCCGGGCGGGCAGGCAGACCGACGCGCTGGAGGCCTACCGGCGGGCGCGGGACGTGCTGGTGGACCGCTTCGGCACCGAACCCGGTCACGCGCTGCGCTCGCTGCACCAGCGCATCCTCGCGGGGGACACGACGGTCGGCCGGACGTCCGACCTCGCGGGGTCGCGGCAGGCGCTCCGGATCGCCGCCCGCACCCGCGCGTCCACGCCGTTCGTGGGGCGCGCCGAACCGGTCGCCAGGCTGAGGTCTGCGGTCGCGGACGTGCTGGCGGGCCGCGGCGGGTGCGTCTGGGTCGAGGGCGCGCCGGGCAGCGGCAAGAGCGCGCTGCTGGCCGAGGCGCTCGCGGGCACGACGTCGGCGAGCTGCACGGTGAGCTGGACGGGCGCCGACGAGTTCACCCAGGACATCCCCTTCTACACCGTCGAGCGCTGCCTTGGCGACATCGGCGCCGCCCTCCCCCACGTGCCCCCGGTGCACCTGAGCCTCGGCCCCGACACCCCGGTGTCCTCCGTGCTCGACCACGTGCGCCAGGTGGTCGGGTCGCACGTGGGGCAGCCGCTGGTCATGGTGCTCGACGACCTCCAGTGGGCCGACGTGGAAAGCCTGTCGGTCTGGCACTACCTGCGCGGGCTGAGCCAGCACCGCCCGCTGCTGATGGTGTCGGCGTGCCGACCGCTCCCCGGCAGGCACGACCTCGACCTGATGCGCGAGCTGGCGGACGGGTTCCGGTCGACGACCGTCCCGCTGCCGCCCATGACCGACCACGAGGCGCGGGACCTCCTGGAACGGGTGCAGCCCCTGGCCCGCACGTCGGCGCGCACCATCGTCGCGCTCGCGGGCGGCAACCCCGCCTACCTGCTGGCCATGGCGGCCGCCGTCGAGCACCACGGCCAGGTGCGGAAGTGGAAAGCGGTTCCCCACCCGGTGGCCGCGGTCGTGCTGGACCACTTCGGCCACCTGACGGTGGAGGCGCGGGAGGTGCTGCGCGCCATGGCCCTGCTCGGCGACTCCTGCTCGGTCGAGGAGATCATGGCGACGACCGGGGCTCGGGCGGACGACCTCGTCGACGTCCTCGCCGAAGCCCTGGAGGTGGGCGCGCTGGTGGAGTCCGACGACGAGGTCAGGTTCGCGCACCCGTTGCTGCGGAGGGTCCTCTACGAGAGCGTTCCGGTGTCGCTGCGCCTCGCGGTGCACCAGCAGTGCCCTTGA
- a CDS encoding LuxR C-terminal-related transcriptional regulator, translating into MNLVRVLVQAGDPLTRSAISGHLDSRPNIEVVATDRHTQVDVVVVVADRMTVKVASSLRKVKASLGAPVALIAGEISRADLFTAVECNVVAVLPRASATKERIEEAVLTAASGGGVLPSNMLGELLKQVERMQREVLSPHGLHTSGLTPREIDVLRLMSDGLDTAEIAVKLSFSERAVKRVIFGVTSRLKLRNRPHAVAYALRMGVI; encoded by the coding sequence GTGAACTTGGTGAGAGTGCTTGTGCAGGCAGGAGATCCGCTGACGCGCTCGGCAATCAGCGGCCACCTCGATTCCCGACCCAACATCGAGGTCGTCGCGACCGACCGGCACACCCAGGTGGACGTCGTCGTGGTCGTCGCGGACCGGATGACGGTGAAGGTGGCCTCCTCCCTCCGCAAGGTGAAGGCTTCCCTCGGCGCGCCGGTGGCGCTGATCGCAGGCGAGATCAGCCGCGCCGACCTGTTCACCGCCGTCGAGTGCAACGTCGTCGCGGTGCTCCCACGGGCCTCCGCGACCAAGGAGCGCATCGAGGAAGCGGTGCTGACGGCCGCGTCCGGCGGGGGCGTGCTGCCCTCGAACATGCTCGGTGAGCTACTCAAGCAGGTCGAGCGGATGCAGCGCGAAGTCCTGTCCCCGCACGGTCTGCACACCTCCGGCCTGACCCCGCGGGAGATCGACGTCCTGCGGCTGATGTCGGACGGCCTGGACACCGCGGAGATCGCGGTCAAGCTCAGCTTCTCGGAACGGGCGGTGAAGCGGGTCATCTTCGGGGTGACCAGCCGCCTCAAGCTCCGCAACCGCCCCCACGCGGTGGCCTACGCGTTGCGGATGGGCGTGATCTGA
- a CDS encoding LuxR C-terminal-related transcriptional regulator, whose translation MVEERSDGPSAGSAAVRRRAGLIARGRWQEADRLAEGVGDFAGLVYVPGGDALAHGAGAHRVDDDPLEGRELALKALLLANRGVDRAVAVESAMAVLESPARRDAVCFWTAVMVLTFSDELERAEAACGRAEESAEWPGTAGCRDTVGLLRARIHAMSGRTEEAIDLLLVQLSSGGLGRLTGIAVAWAVSLLADRGEIAAANDLLEGNGFTGSMEHAPDRAELLAARGGLHLSGGNFERGLDDFLACGRELDARSVENSAVIAWRTGAALCAAAIERRDLAFALANEDVAHATTWGAPRRQAVALHVLAVARRDPRSVDLLKEAVALLDGLSCPELYRAGHDLAVLLGERGELDEARSVLESARAVAERGGNAFWAKRLETAVRRLGVSDALPLTRQELAAAKLARAGYSNKQIAEKQMVTPRMVELHLSSVYRKLGISGRLDLALTMTLAD comes from the coding sequence ATGGTGGAGGAGCGCTCCGACGGCCCGTCCGCCGGTTCCGCGGCGGTGCGGCGCCGGGCCGGGCTGATCGCCCGCGGCCGCTGGCAGGAGGCGGACCGCCTCGCCGAGGGGGTCGGTGACTTCGCGGGCCTGGTCTACGTGCCGGGCGGTGATGCGCTGGCGCACGGCGCCGGGGCGCACCGGGTCGACGACGACCCCCTGGAAGGCCGGGAACTGGCGCTGAAGGCCCTGCTGCTGGCGAACCGGGGTGTCGACCGGGCCGTCGCCGTCGAATCGGCCATGGCGGTGCTGGAGTCCCCCGCGCGGCGCGACGCGGTCTGCTTCTGGACCGCGGTCATGGTGCTGACGTTCAGCGACGAACTGGAGCGCGCGGAGGCCGCGTGCGGCCGGGCGGAGGAGTCGGCCGAGTGGCCGGGGACCGCGGGCTGCCGCGACACCGTTGGCCTGCTCAGGGCTCGGATCCACGCGATGTCCGGCCGCACCGAGGAGGCGATCGACCTCTTGCTCGTGCAGCTGTCCTCTGGTGGACTCGGACGGCTCACCGGCATCGCGGTGGCCTGGGCGGTGTCCCTGCTCGCCGACCGGGGCGAGATCGCCGCGGCCAACGACCTGCTGGAGGGCAACGGCTTCACCGGCTCCATGGAGCACGCGCCCGACCGCGCCGAACTGCTGGCCGCGCGCGGGGGCCTGCACCTGAGCGGTGGGAACTTCGAGCGCGGGCTCGACGACTTCCTCGCCTGCGGCCGCGAACTGGACGCGCGCTCCGTGGAGAACTCCGCCGTCATCGCCTGGCGCACCGGCGCGGCCCTGTGCGCCGCGGCGATCGAACGCCGCGACCTCGCGTTCGCCCTGGCCAACGAGGACGTGGCGCACGCGACGACCTGGGGCGCGCCGCGCAGGCAGGCGGTCGCGCTGCACGTCCTCGCCGTGGCCCGCCGGGACCCCCGCAGCGTCGACCTCCTCAAGGAGGCCGTGGCGCTGCTGGACGGGCTGTCCTGCCCCGAGCTCTACCGGGCCGGGCACGACCTCGCGGTGCTGCTCGGCGAGCGCGGCGAGCTGGACGAGGCGCGATCGGTGCTGGAGAGCGCCCGCGCGGTCGCGGAGCGCGGCGGGAACGCCTTCTGGGCCAAGAGGCTGGAGACCGCGGTGCGCAGGCTCGGCGTCTCCGACGCGCTCCCGCTGACCCGGCAGGAACTGGCGGCCGCGAAGCTCGCCAGGGCGGGGTACAGCAACAAGCAGATCGCCGAGAAGCAGATGGTGACCCCCAGGATGGTGGAGCTGCACCTGTCGAGCGTCTACCGCAAGCTCGGCATCTCGGGCAGGCTCGACCTCGCGCTGACGATGACCTTGGCGGACTGA
- a CDS encoding BTAD domain-containing putative transcriptional regulator, whose protein sequence is MVPTAELKVSLLGEPRAWLGDSPLKLGNGLQAAAFVALALRANRVVSRTELITDLWGETRPSGASNRIYTYISALRRILGGGGEGRGTAEVLESGYSGYRLAIASDDLDFALLQRYRDSARVSRAAGDLAGELSSVDSALAMWKGEALSSVPGPLALSWRGRLDEVKLALSARRACLMIDLGHHDEVVGELRELTALYPVREDIHHSLMLALSRSGRPLEALEVYREARDMLVERFGTEPGAALRALRQEVLAGGATKAPSPDGAAVLADHDLAGTVRLRVENARPSAFVGRTAELDRIRSAVAGAMAGRGGSLWINGAPGTGKTALLGEGLADVVGGDCVVGWAVADELSQRIRLGVLDECVGHLDSAYREHVGQQPPDLAAEDAEARADTRLRLGGVIARVRSLLDAAGGRPVVLVVDDLHWADDESLLVWRHLHTMTKRHPLLLVTTCRPLPRRRNLDLLRMLVAESGCDVFDLGELSDTEADELLRGSYSADRPADHAVTTMSAGNPAFVHAIARAAADLPVPNWSVAPAPVVEVVREHLDCLSECTGEMLRRASLLGVSHTVGELLKASGKRAHDLLNFVDEALAGGVLVDLGGSRLRFRHPIVRRVLYESVPAALRRAALHDADVDATTALSTYWSRPIETHPSTHDDAGDRLVQSSGSVPRYRR, encoded by the coding sequence ATGGTTCCGACCGCGGAGTTGAAGGTCTCACTGCTCGGCGAGCCGCGCGCCTGGCTCGGTGATTCCCCGCTGAAGCTCGGCAACGGCCTGCAGGCCGCCGCGTTCGTCGCGCTCGCCCTGCGCGCCAACAGGGTCGTCTCCCGCACCGAACTGATCACCGACCTGTGGGGCGAGACGCGCCCATCCGGTGCGAGCAACCGGATCTACACCTACATCTCCGCCCTCCGGCGGATCCTGGGCGGCGGAGGTGAGGGCCGGGGCACGGCGGAGGTGCTGGAGAGCGGCTACTCCGGCTACCGGCTCGCGATCGCCTCGGACGACCTCGACTTCGCGCTCCTGCAGCGCTACCGGGACAGCGCACGCGTTTCCCGCGCCGCGGGCGACCTCGCGGGCGAACTGTCCTCAGTGGACAGCGCGCTCGCGATGTGGAAGGGCGAGGCGCTCAGCTCCGTGCCCGGCCCGCTCGCCCTCTCCTGGCGCGGACGCCTCGACGAGGTGAAGCTCGCGCTGAGCGCCCGCCGCGCCTGCCTGATGATCGATCTCGGGCACCACGACGAGGTCGTCGGCGAACTGCGGGAGCTGACCGCGCTCTACCCCGTGCGCGAGGACATCCACCACTCGCTGATGCTGGCCCTGAGCCGGTCGGGCAGGCCGCTGGAGGCGCTGGAGGTGTACCGCGAGGCCAGGGACATGCTCGTGGAGCGCTTCGGCACCGAACCGGGCGCGGCCCTGCGCGCGCTGCGGCAGGAGGTCCTGGCCGGTGGCGCGACGAAGGCTCCGTCGCCCGACGGCGCCGCCGTGCTCGCCGACCACGACCTGGCCGGAACCGTCCGCCTCCGCGTCGAGAACGCGCGCCCGTCCGCCTTCGTCGGGCGGACCGCTGAACTCGACCGGATCCGGTCCGCGGTGGCGGGCGCCATGGCGGGTCGCGGCGGCTCGCTCTGGATCAACGGCGCTCCGGGGACCGGGAAGACCGCCCTGCTCGGGGAAGGGCTCGCGGACGTGGTCGGCGGGGACTGCGTCGTCGGCTGGGCCGTCGCGGACGAGCTGTCCCAGCGGATCCGGCTCGGCGTGCTGGACGAGTGCGTCGGCCACCTGGACAGCGCTTACCGCGAGCACGTCGGTCAGCAGCCCCCCGACCTCGCCGCCGAGGACGCGGAGGCTCGCGCGGACACCCGACTCCGCCTCGGCGGCGTGATCGCGCGGGTGCGGTCGCTGCTGGACGCCGCGGGCGGCAGGCCGGTGGTCCTGGTGGTCGACGACCTGCACTGGGCCGACGACGAGTCCCTGCTCGTGTGGCGGCACCTGCACACCATGACCAAGCGCCACCCGCTGCTGCTCGTCACCACCTGCCGTCCGCTGCCGCGCAGGCGCAACCTGGACCTGTTGAGGATGCTCGTGGCGGAGTCCGGCTGCGACGTGTTCGACCTCGGTGAGCTGTCCGACACCGAGGCGGACGAACTGCTCCGGGGTTCGTACTCGGCGGATCGACCGGCCGACCACGCGGTGACAACGATGTCGGCGGGCAACCCGGCGTTCGTCCACGCGATCGCGCGGGCCGCGGCCGACCTGCCCGTCCCGAACTGGTCGGTCGCGCCGGCCCCGGTGGTCGAGGTCGTCCGCGAGCACCTGGACTGCCTGTCCGAGTGCACGGGGGAGATGCTCCGCCGGGCGTCGCTGCTCGGCGTCTCGCACACGGTCGGCGAACTGCTGAAGGCGAGCGGCAAGCGCGCCCACGACCTGCTGAACTTCGTCGACGAGGCGCTCGCCGGGGGAGTGCTGGTCGACCTCGGGGGCTCGCGGCTCAGGTTCCGCCACCCGATCGTCCGACGGGTCCTCTACGAGTCCGTCCCGGCCGCGCTGAGGCGCGCCGCGCTGCACGACGCCGACGTCGACGCGACCACGGCGCTGTCCACGTACTGGTCCCGCCCGATCGAGACGCACCCCTCGACACACGACGACGCCGGTGATCGACTGGTGCAGTCGTCGGGATCGGTGCCCCGGTACCGCCGGTGA
- a CDS encoding flavin reductase family protein: MIQDRQTAPPLPRPDLRRAFGQFPSGVTAIAALVDGTALGIAVSSFTTVSLDPPLVSICVMETSRTWERLRTADRIGVSVLGAEHAETARRLAAPAEHRFTAEDWCAGDGGAIRFTGTPAWLECSLEQEIPAGDHVLALLRIRRVESDAAVLPLVYHASGFHRLAH, translated from the coding sequence GTGATCCAGGACCGGCAGACCGCGCCGCCGTTGCCGCGCCCCGACCTGCGCCGCGCCTTCGGCCAGTTCCCCTCCGGTGTCACGGCGATCGCGGCACTGGTCGACGGGACCGCGCTCGGCATCGCGGTGAGCTCGTTCACCACCGTGTCCCTCGACCCGCCGCTGGTGTCGATCTGCGTGATGGAGACCTCCAGGACGTGGGAACGGCTGCGCACCGCTGACCGGATCGGGGTCAGCGTGCTCGGCGCCGAGCACGCCGAGACCGCGAGGCGCCTCGCGGCGCCCGCGGAACACCGCTTCACAGCGGAAGACTGGTGCGCGGGCGACGGCGGCGCCATCCGGTTCACCGGGACGCCCGCGTGGCTCGAGTGCTCGCTCGAACAGGAGATCCCGGCCGGGGACCACGTCCTCGCGCTGCTGCGGATCCGGCGCGTCGAGTCGGACGCCGCGGTCCTCCCGCTGGTGTACCACGCGAGCGGTTTCCACCGCCTCGCCCACTGA
- a CDS encoding limonene-1,2-epoxide hydrolase family protein — MSTTEHERIVRDFLTGMGPTPADIASTVDRHLTDDCVWENPGTPPCHGKPEILKLMPPDFARLEVRFRHMATAGDTVLVERVEDMLREDGTAIARNLKVMAAFELRGGRISAWRDYFDITNLVSDPPEW; from the coding sequence TTGTCCACCACCGAACACGAGCGGATCGTGCGCGACTTCCTCACCGGCATGGGGCCGACCCCGGCCGACATCGCGTCCACTGTGGACCGCCACCTCACCGACGACTGCGTCTGGGAGAACCCCGGAACGCCGCCGTGCCACGGCAAACCCGAGATCCTCAAGCTCATGCCGCCCGACTTCGCCCGGCTGGAGGTCCGCTTCCGGCACATGGCCACCGCGGGCGACACGGTGCTCGTGGAGCGGGTCGAGGACATGCTCCGCGAGGACGGCACGGCCATCGCCCGCAACCTCAAGGTGATGGCGGCGTTCGAGCTGCGCGGCGGCCGCATCAGCGCGTGGCGGGACTACTTCGACATCACCAACCTCGTCTCCGATCCGCCGGAGTGGTGA
- a CDS encoding FAD-dependent monooxygenase — translation MFDVEVPVLIVGGGGCGLAASIFLSDLGVDHLLVERRESTSVLPRAHYLNQRTMEIFRQHGLADDVYRVSAPLANIGEVVWRTSLAGDGPLDGRDLHRMDAFGGRSTAGPYAADSPCPSTNLPQHRLEPLMREHADERAPGSVLFNQVMDGFTQDDTGVTAVVTDRATGVSRTVRARYLLGADGGRSIGAALGVGMAGDGGAFDVISVHFSADLSRWWPGDSVLITNFVSPDGGMISRYGMVAMGPSWGLASEEWALHFHFPAGVTPDLGEDAAIARVRELLKLPDLDVVIHQVSKYHPEAVIADGFRVGRVFLAGDAAHRQPPATGLGLNSAIQDAHNIAWKLAAVLDGRADDALLESYEAERLPTAHRNVSWAMYAFRNHAVAHAGLGLFPGQPPEATRTNFEALFSDTPMGETRRVRADEVFATQRVEYQAHDIEIGFAYETGALVPDGSPPPPRDPMGADYHPVTRPGHRLPHAWLTRGADRVSSHDLVGDRGGFALITGSVEDGWAVAAKEAADTCGVAITVVPIGTEPDAARYHDADGAWSAVKGIAEGGAVLVRPDNHIAWRASEDGGENAGRELTAVLRRILGHRDTTTTGS, via the coding sequence ATGTTTGACGTCGAAGTGCCGGTGCTCATTGTGGGGGGCGGCGGATGCGGGCTCGCCGCGTCCATATTCCTGTCCGACCTCGGCGTCGACCACCTGCTGGTCGAACGGCGGGAGTCGACCTCCGTCCTGCCCAGGGCCCACTACCTCAACCAGCGCACCATGGAGATCTTCCGGCAGCACGGGCTCGCCGACGACGTGTACCGGGTCAGCGCCCCGCTGGCGAACATCGGCGAGGTCGTCTGGCGCACCTCGCTGGCCGGTGACGGGCCGCTGGACGGCCGCGACCTCCACCGGATGGACGCGTTCGGCGGGCGTTCGACGGCCGGGCCGTACGCCGCCGACAGCCCCTGCCCGTCGACCAACCTCCCGCAGCACCGCCTCGAGCCGCTGATGCGCGAGCACGCCGACGAGCGGGCGCCGGGCAGCGTGCTGTTCAACCAGGTGATGGACGGGTTCACCCAGGACGACACCGGCGTGACCGCCGTGGTGACCGACCGGGCGACCGGGGTCAGCCGCACCGTGCGGGCCCGCTACCTGCTGGGCGCGGACGGCGGTCGGAGCATCGGCGCGGCGCTCGGCGTGGGGATGGCGGGCGACGGCGGCGCGTTCGACGTGATCTCCGTCCACTTCAGCGCGGACCTCTCGCGGTGGTGGCCCGGTGATTCCGTTCTGATCACCAATTTCGTGAGTCCGGACGGCGGGATGATTTCCCGCTACGGAATGGTGGCGATGGGGCCGAGTTGGGGACTCGCTTCCGAGGAATGGGCATTGCATTTCCATTTCCCGGCGGGCGTGACCCCTGATTTGGGTGAGGACGCCGCGATTGCCAGGGTGCGCGAACTGCTGAAGCTGCCGGACCTCGACGTGGTGATCCACCAGGTGAGCAAGTACCACCCGGAAGCGGTCATCGCGGACGGGTTCCGGGTCGGCAGGGTGTTCCTCGCGGGCGACGCCGCGCACCGCCAGCCGCCGGCCACCGGCCTAGGCCTGAACTCGGCGATCCAGGACGCGCACAACATCGCCTGGAAGCTGGCCGCCGTGCTCGACGGCCGGGCCGACGACGCGCTGCTGGAGTCCTACGAGGCCGAACGACTGCCCACCGCGCACCGCAACGTGAGCTGGGCGATGTACGCCTTCCGCAACCACGCGGTCGCCCACGCGGGTCTGGGCCTGTTCCCCGGCCAGCCGCCGGAGGCCACGCGGACCAACTTCGAGGCGCTGTTCTCCGACACCCCGATGGGGGAGACCCGGCGGGTCAGGGCCGACGAGGTCTTCGCGACCCAGCGGGTCGAGTACCAGGCGCACGACATCGAGATCGGGTTCGCCTACGAGACCGGCGCGCTGGTGCCGGACGGCTCGCCGCCACCGCCGCGGGACCCGATGGGCGCCGACTACCACCCGGTCACCAGGCCGGGACACCGGTTGCCGCACGCGTGGCTGACCCGCGGCGCCGACCGCGTGTCCTCCCACGACCTCGTCGGCGACCGCGGCGGCTTCGCGCTGATCACCGGATCGGTGGAGGACGGCTGGGCGGTCGCGGCCAAGGAGGCCGCCGACACCTGCGGCGTGGCGATCACCGTCGTGCCCATCGGCACCGAACCCGACGCCGCCCGCTACCACGACGCCGACGGCGCGTGGTCCGCGGTGAAGGGGATCGCCGAGGGCGGCGCCGTCCTGGTGCGGCCGGACAACCACATCGCCTGGCGCGCCTCCGAGGACGGCGGCGAGAACGCGGGCCGGGAACTCACCGCGGTGCTCCGCCGGATCCTCGGCCACCGCGACACCACGACCACCGGGAGCTGA